One Erythrobacter sp. SDW2 genomic region harbors:
- a CDS encoding tol-pal system YbgF family protein, protein MIFRHTRLIMGTALLAVALPAVPAMAQDADEARIKKLEAEVRALQRKVFPGGDGRYFEPQIDSSAPVTTTSSSPASTTAVTDILARLDALEASLQRLTGQVEVNSNAVRDLESRLAALESGAAPAVAADNLLPDEQPLPAAAGPAPTPPPAPAASGPSAQRLAAVQAIAKPQTDDPGDDEYSYGFRLWNAGFYPEAQQQLAMFVEKYPRHPRATYGRNLLGRAYLDDGKPREAAPWFLKNYQEDRNAERAPDSLLYLAESMIALGDTNRACIALAEFGETYPAIAAGRLSNQYEANRKKVTCN, encoded by the coding sequence ATGATTTTCCGCCACACCCGCCTGATCATGGGAACCGCGCTGCTGGCAGTCGCGCTCCCGGCGGTACCGGCCATGGCCCAGGATGCCGACGAGGCACGCATCAAGAAACTCGAGGCCGAGGTCCGCGCGCTGCAGCGCAAGGTCTTCCCCGGCGGCGATGGACGCTATTTCGAGCCGCAGATCGACAGTTCGGCGCCTGTCACCACCACGTCCAGCTCGCCCGCTTCCACGACTGCGGTAACAGACATCCTCGCCCGTCTCGATGCGCTCGAAGCCTCGCTGCAACGGCTGACCGGCCAGGTCGAAGTCAACAGCAATGCGGTGCGCGACCTTGAATCTCGGCTCGCTGCCCTCGAGAGCGGCGCTGCGCCGGCTGTAGCGGCCGACAATCTTTTGCCGGACGAACAACCGCTTCCCGCTGCCGCCGGTCCGGCTCCGACGCCACCTCCTGCGCCTGCAGCCAGCGGTCCGAGTGCGCAGCGGCTCGCGGCGGTGCAGGCCATCGCCAAGCCGCAGACCGACGATCCGGGCGACGACGAGTATTCCTATGGCTTCCGGCTGTGGAACGCCGGCTTCTATCCCGAAGCGCAACAGCAGCTGGCCATGTTCGTCGAGAAATACCCCCGGCATCCGCGCGCGACCTATGGCCGCAACCTGCTCGGACGGGCCTATCTCGACGACGGCAAGCCGCGCGAGGCGGCGCCCTGGTTCCTCAAGAACTACCAGGAGGACCGCAACGCCGAACGCGCGCCTGACAGCCTGCTCTACCTCGCCGAGAGCATGATCGCGCTGGGCGACACCAACCGTGCCTGCATCGCGCTGGCAGAGTTTGGCGAAACCTATCCGGCGATCGCGGCCGGGCGGTTGTCGAACCAGTACGAGGCCAATCGC
- a CDS encoding helix-turn-helix domain-containing protein produces MSDEESPAVEPNAYASAGDQLRAAREAQDLTLEHIASKTRIPLRHLEAIEAGDFGSLPARTYAVGFARSYAKAVGLDQHAVVDQVRADMGVEGPGERYASGEALEPGDPARVPSRGLVFFSIASILLLLAGGFMFYRTFFAPGSGPGSILPTEQAAREEATQQAANEAAASTGPAIDPQGEVVFTALEDEVWVKFYDDSGNRLMEKQMSKGERYTVPADAENPQIVTGRPYALGITIDGKPVAKLSEEAVTVADIPVSAEALLARNEAPAKAQTPAATPAAGTQG; encoded by the coding sequence ATGAGTGACGAGGAATCCCCTGCCGTCGAACCAAACGCCTATGCCAGCGCGGGCGATCAGCTGCGCGCCGCGCGCGAGGCGCAGGACCTTACCCTCGAACACATAGCCAGCAAGACCCGGATTCCGCTGCGCCATCTCGAAGCGATCGAGGCGGGCGACTTCGGCAGCCTGCCGGCGCGCACCTATGCGGTCGGCTTCGCGCGCAGCTATGCCAAGGCGGTCGGGCTGGACCAGCATGCGGTTGTCGACCAGGTCCGGGCCGATATGGGCGTCGAGGGTCCGGGAGAGCGCTATGCCAGTGGCGAAGCGCTCGAACCGGGCGATCCGGCACGAGTGCCTTCGCGCGGGCTGGTGTTCTTCTCGATCGCTTCGATTTTGCTGCTGCTGGCGGGCGGGTTCATGTTCTACCGCACTTTCTTCGCCCCCGGCTCCGGCCCCGGGTCGATCCTCCCGACCGAGCAGGCTGCGCGCGAGGAAGCGACCCAGCAGGCGGCAAACGAAGCGGCGGCATCGACCGGGCCGGCGATCGATCCCCAGGGCGAAGTGGTCTTCACCGCGCTCGAAGACGAGGTATGGGTCAAGTTCTACGACGACAGCGGCAACCGGCTGATGGAAAAGCAGATGTCCAAGGGCGAACGCTATACCGTGCCGGCCGATGCCGAGAACCCGCAGATCGTGACCGGGCGACCCTATGCACTGGGCATCACCATCGATGGCAAGCCGGTCGCCAAGCTCAGCGAGGAAGCGGTCACGGTTGCCGATATCCCGGTCAGCGCCGAGGCGTTGCTGGCGCGCAATGAGGCTCCTGCGAAGGCTCAGACCCCTGCGGCAACGCCCGCTGCCGGCACGCAGGGCTGA
- the ptsP gene encoding phosphoenolpyruvate--protein phosphotransferase, whose product MTAAAAARQILTSLHDIMASRLHPQGKLDAVVEIIGEALDSEVCSIYLLREGMLELFATRGLNKEAVHVTRMALGEGLTGTLVANNETLNLAEARAHPDFQYRPETGEDKFHSFAGVPIVYRERAVGALNVQHVEQRRYEDVEIEALQTTAMVLSELIGNAGLIDEESVGATEAQTGQVQVEGLTLVGGIAAGYAVFHQPRVTIDQVVAEDIEMERQRVYRAFDKMRDQIEGLSQQAEFGKGGEHEEVLETYKMFAYDEGWSRRINEAIDSGLTAEAAIERVQQRTRMRMREIDDPLLADRMHDLEDLANRLLRIVSGQLGTAASQGLRRDTILIAKNLGPAELLEYDKRRLKGVLLEEGSLTSHVVIVARAMGVPVLGRVRGLRGIVREGDEILLDSDKATATIRPTQQLSDAFDARFAKSKERQAAYAELRDVEPFTRCGKRIQVLMNAGLRDDMANLPLVGADGIGLFRTEFQFLVSATLPQRDRQTRLYRDVLEAAGDKEVVFRTVDIGGDKAVPYLASAEAENDENPAMGWRALRLALEREGLLKAQARALLEASAGKTLRVMFPMVSEPWEFDAAKAVFDEQIKWLRGQKKQLPDEIRYGAMLEVPALAEVLDLLIPKVSFLSIGTNDLTQFLFAADRANPKLAARYDWLSPAILRFLKRVSQTCVGQPVTLGVCGEMGGRKLEALALLGLGIHRLSITPVSVGPIKELVRQVDLKQVEQVMTGFLASPPPSIRQALAAWASEHGIDIE is encoded by the coding sequence ATGACCGCCGCTGCCGCCGCCCGCCAGATCCTCACCAGCCTGCATGACATCATGGCGTCGCGCCTGCACCCGCAGGGCAAGCTCGATGCGGTGGTCGAGATTATCGGCGAGGCGCTCGATAGCGAGGTCTGCTCGATCTACCTCCTGCGCGAGGGGATGCTGGAGCTGTTCGCCACGCGCGGCCTGAACAAGGAAGCGGTCCACGTCACCCGTATGGCGCTGGGCGAAGGGCTGACCGGCACGCTCGTTGCCAACAACGAGACGCTCAACCTGGCCGAAGCGCGGGCGCATCCCGATTTCCAGTACCGGCCGGAAACCGGCGAGGACAAGTTCCACAGCTTTGCCGGGGTGCCGATCGTCTACCGGGAACGCGCGGTCGGGGCGCTCAACGTCCAGCATGTCGAACAGCGGCGCTACGAAGACGTCGAGATCGAAGCGCTGCAGACCACCGCCATGGTGCTCAGCGAACTGATCGGCAATGCCGGCCTGATCGATGAAGAATCGGTCGGCGCGACCGAAGCCCAGACCGGCCAGGTGCAGGTTGAAGGCTTGACCCTCGTTGGCGGGATCGCCGCTGGCTACGCCGTGTTCCACCAGCCCCGTGTCACCATTGACCAGGTCGTGGCCGAAGACATCGAGATGGAGCGCCAGCGGGTCTATCGCGCCTTCGACAAGATGCGCGACCAGATCGAGGGCCTCTCGCAGCAGGCGGAGTTCGGCAAGGGCGGCGAGCACGAGGAGGTGCTCGAGACTTACAAGATGTTCGCCTATGACGAGGGCTGGTCGCGCCGCATCAACGAAGCGATCGACAGCGGGTTGACGGCGGAAGCGGCGATCGAGCGCGTCCAGCAGCGCACCCGCATGCGCATGCGCGAGATCGACGATCCGCTGCTGGCGGACCGGATGCACGATCTCGAAGACCTCGCCAACCGGCTGCTGCGGATCGTGTCCGGGCAACTGGGCACCGCGGCCTCGCAGGGACTGCGGCGCGATACGATCCTGATCGCCAAGAACCTCGGCCCGGCCGAATTGCTGGAGTACGACAAGCGGCGCCTCAAAGGCGTGCTGCTGGAAGAAGGCTCGCTCACTTCGCATGTGGTGATCGTGGCGCGCGCCATGGGCGTGCCGGTGTTGGGGCGCGTCCGCGGCCTGCGCGGAATCGTGCGCGAAGGCGACGAGATCCTGCTCGACAGCGACAAGGCGACCGCGACGATCCGTCCGACACAGCAGCTGTCCGATGCCTTCGACGCGCGTTTCGCCAAGTCGAAGGAGCGCCAGGCCGCCTATGCCGAGTTGCGCGATGTCGAGCCGTTCACCCGCTGCGGCAAGCGCATCCAGGTGCTGATGAACGCCGGGCTGCGCGACGATATGGCCAATCTGCCGCTGGTCGGGGCCGACGGGATCGGGCTGTTCCGCACCGAATTCCAGTTCCTTGTCTCCGCCACCCTGCCGCAGCGTGATCGCCAGACGCGGCTCTATCGCGATGTGCTGGAGGCCGCCGGCGACAAGGAAGTGGTGTTCCGCACGGTCGATATCGGCGGCGACAAGGCGGTGCCTTACCTCGCCAGTGCGGAAGCCGAGAATGACGAGAACCCGGCGATGGGCTGGCGCGCCCTGCGCCTTGCCCTGGAACGCGAAGGCCTGCTCAAGGCCCAGGCGCGCGCGCTGCTCGAAGCGTCCGCCGGCAAGACCTTGCGCGTGATGTTTCCGATGGTCAGCGAGCCGTGGGAATTCGATGCCGCCAAGGCGGTGTTCGACGAGCAAATCAAATGGCTGCGCGGGCAGAAGAAGCAGTTGCCCGACGAAATCCGCTACGGCGCGATGCTGGAAGTCCCTGCGCTGGCCGAAGTGCTCGACCTGCTGATCCCCAAGGTCTCGTTCCTGTCGATCGGGACCAACGACCTGACCCAGTTCCTGTTCGCTGCCGATCGTGCCAACCCCAAGCTGGCGGCGCGCTACGACTGGCTCAGCCCGGCGATCCTGCGCTTCCTCAAGCGCGTGTCACAGACCTGCGTCGGCCAGCCGGTGACGCTGGGTGTGTGCGGCGAGATGGGTGGGCGCAAGCTGGAGGCGTTGGCCCTGTTGGGCCTTGGTATCCACCGCCTGTCGATTACGCCGGTCTCGGTCGGGCCGATCAAGGAACTGGTGCGCCAGGTCGACCTCAAGCAGGTCGAACAGGTAATGACCGGTTTCCTTGCTTCGCCACCGCCCTCCATCCGGCAAGCACTGGCCGCTTGGGCAAGCGAGCACGGGATCGATATCGAGTAG
- a CDS encoding YdcH family protein, producing the protein MASSHVTALQSKHAGLEARLHEEMTRPAPDMAIVQQLKKLKLRVKEEIAAG; encoded by the coding sequence ATGGCTTCGTCACATGTCACCGCCCTTCAGTCCAAGCACGCCGGTCTCGAGGCCCGCCTGCACGAGGAAATGACCCGGCCGGCCCCCGACATGGCGATTGTCCAGCAACTCAAGAAGCTCAAGCTGAGGGTCAAGGAAGAAATCGCTGCCGGATAG
- a CDS encoding YdcH family protein, whose product MTEAELRKRLEHLRVEHRDLDAAISALTEAGSTDQLQIARLKKRKLALRDQIAVIEDQLIPDIIA is encoded by the coding sequence GTGACCGAAGCGGAACTGCGCAAACGGCTGGAACACCTGCGTGTCGAGCACCGCGATCTCGACGCGGCGATCAGCGCCTTGACCGAGGCAGGCAGCACCGACCAGCTCCAGATCGCGCGGCTCAAGAAGCGCAAGCTCGCCCTGCGCGACCAGATCGCCGTGATCGAAGACCAGCTGATTCCGGACATCATCGCCTGA
- a CDS encoding DUF1465 family protein gives MGDPTDLTATIVEELYCEALILADDVRAAFDLTTPRDAGKADLVRIALSTEGLKTTTRVMHVLAWLLNQRAYFRGEMTEYQLTQHGRLPPDRPSEPSQLELLELPTQLLILETQLMHARVARLDKAWREGPRGRPEGLDDIRARLESALRRL, from the coding sequence ATGGGAGACCCGACCGACCTGACCGCGACGATTGTGGAAGAGCTATATTGCGAAGCTCTGATCCTGGCCGATGACGTGCGTGCGGCGTTCGACCTCACCACCCCGCGCGATGCGGGCAAGGCCGACCTCGTGCGGATCGCCCTGTCGACCGAAGGTCTCAAGACCACCACCCGCGTGATGCATGTGCTGGCCTGGCTGCTCAACCAGCGGGCCTATTTCCGCGGCGAGATGACCGAATACCAGCTGACCCAGCACGGTCGGCTGCCGCCCGATCGCCCGTCGGAACCATCGCAGCTCGAGCTGCTCGAACTGCCGACCCAGTTGCTGATCCTCGAAACCCAGCTGATGCACGCCCGCGTGGCGCGGCTCGACAAGGCGTGGCGCGAAGGGCCACGCGGACGGCCCGAAGGGCTCGACGATATCCGCGCCCGGCTCGAAAGCGCGCTCAGGCGGCTGTAA
- the glpK gene encoding glycerol kinase GlpK, translating into MSDLILVLDEGTTSTRAMLFGLDGTMHGVAQKELTQHYPQPGWVEHDAGEIWERTLACAREAVDKVGAERIACIGITNQRETVVAWDEQTLEPLSRAIVWQDRRTADFCAVLKAQGHEPDVQAKTGLLLDPYFSGTKMRWLLDHDERVRQAAAKGTLALGTVESWLVANLSGGQAHITDASNASRTQLLALDGAQFDDGLCELLGVPRDALPKVVDTHGPLAEASAEWFGRVIPITGMVGDQQSATLGQGCLSFGDTKATYGTGAFVLANKGDELPHSDNRMLGTVLCQQAGQRTYAIEGSVFVAGSLVQWLRDQLGLISSAAETEALARSISHSGEVVIVPALSGLGAPHWRAEARGVMTGLSFSSGKAQIARAALEAMAHQTHDLAEAFAADGAAWKCLRIDGGMSANDWMAQDLADMLGLTVERPDFVETTALGAAMSAAVGAGLYRSLEEASAAMRGSVRTFEPAMDDSVRQERLARWRKALTAA; encoded by the coding sequence TTGTCCGACCTTATCCTCGTCCTCGACGAAGGGACCACTTCCACGCGTGCCATGCTGTTCGGGCTCGACGGAACCATGCATGGCGTGGCGCAAAAGGAATTGACCCAGCATTATCCGCAGCCCGGCTGGGTCGAGCATGACGCGGGCGAGATCTGGGAGCGGACGCTCGCATGCGCGCGCGAGGCGGTGGACAAGGTCGGGGCCGAGCGGATCGCGTGCATCGGCATCACCAACCAGCGCGAAACCGTGGTGGCGTGGGACGAGCAGACGCTCGAACCGCTCAGCCGCGCAATCGTGTGGCAGGACCGGCGGACGGCTGATTTCTGTGCCGTGCTGAAGGCACAAGGCCATGAACCGGACGTCCAGGCCAAGACCGGCCTGCTGCTCGATCCCTATTTCTCCGGCACCAAGATGCGCTGGCTGCTCGATCATGACGAGCGCGTGCGGCAAGCGGCAGCCAAGGGCACGCTGGCGCTGGGCACGGTCGAAAGCTGGCTGGTGGCCAATCTGTCCGGCGGCCAGGCGCATATCACCGACGCGAGCAATGCCAGCCGGACGCAGCTGCTGGCTCTCGACGGCGCGCAGTTCGACGATGGTCTTTGCGAATTGCTCGGCGTGCCGCGCGATGCCTTGCCCAAGGTGGTCGATACGCACGGCCCGCTGGCCGAGGCCAGCGCCGAATGGTTCGGGCGCGTCATCCCCATCACCGGCATGGTCGGCGACCAGCAATCGGCGACGCTGGGGCAGGGGTGCCTCTCGTTCGGCGATACCAAGGCGACTTACGGCACGGGGGCCTTTGTGCTGGCCAACAAGGGGGACGAACTGCCACATTCCGATAACCGGATGCTGGGCACGGTGCTGTGCCAGCAGGCGGGGCAGCGGACCTATGCCATCGAGGGCTCGGTTTTCGTCGCGGGTAGCCTGGTGCAATGGTTGCGCGACCAGCTTGGCCTCATCAGCAGCGCGGCCGAGACCGAGGCGCTGGCCCGCTCGATCTCGCACTCGGGCGAGGTAGTGATCGTTCCCGCTCTGTCAGGGCTGGGGGCGCCCCATTGGCGGGCGGAGGCACGCGGAGTGATGACGGGACTCAGCTTCTCCAGCGGCAAGGCGCAGATTGCCCGCGCCGCGCTGGAGGCGATGGCGCACCAGACGCATGACCTGGCCGAGGCCTTCGCGGCCGACGGTGCGGCATGGAAATGCCTGCGGATCGACGGCGGGATGAGCGCCAACGACTGGATGGCGCAAGACCTGGCCGACATGCTCGGCCTCACGGTCGAACGCCCCGATTTCGTCGAAACCACCGCGTTGGGAGCGGCGATGAGCGCGGCGGTCGGAGCCGGACTCTACCGCTCGCTGGAGGAGGCGTCGGCGGCGATGCGGGGCTCGGTGCGGACCTTCGAGCCGGCGATGGACGACAGCGTGCGGCAGGAACGCCTCGCCCGCTGGCGCAAAGCGCTTACAGCCGCCTGA
- a CDS encoding MBL fold metallo-hydrolase — protein MATPPPKPWPVGLVERPEPLVGRILAPNPSPYTFTGTQTYIVGTEGEVAVIDPGPNDAAHIDAILAATGDDRVVAIMCTHTHRDHSPAAAPLSELTGAPVVGCAPLVLETDLPRADEAFDPTYAPDRVLEDGEAMTGRGWTLRAVHTPGHTSNHLCFALEETGALFTGDHVMGWSTSVVIPPDGDMGDYMKSLDRLYQREDRVYYSAHGEPITRPRQLVRGMIGHRRQRENQILRHLGDGPLALPDFVPLMYKGLDPRLDKAAQMSVHAHLIDLERRGLVARSGETWQTI, from the coding sequence ATGGCAACGCCTCCTCCCAAACCCTGGCCGGTGGGCCTGGTCGAGCGGCCCGAGCCGCTGGTCGGCCGCATCCTCGCGCCCAATCCCTCGCCCTATACCTTCACCGGGACGCAGACCTACATCGTCGGGACCGAAGGCGAAGTGGCGGTGATCGATCCCGGCCCCAACGATGCGGCGCATATCGACGCGATCCTGGCCGCGACCGGCGATGACAGGGTCGTCGCCATCATGTGCACCCATACCCACCGCGACCACTCCCCCGCCGCCGCGCCGCTCAGCGAGCTGACCGGCGCCCCGGTGGTCGGCTGCGCCCCGCTGGTGCTGGAAACCGACCTGCCGCGCGCCGACGAGGCCTTTGACCCAACCTACGCGCCCGACCGTGTGCTGGAAGATGGCGAAGCCATGACCGGACGCGGCTGGACGCTGCGCGCCGTCCATACGCCGGGCCATACGTCCAATCACCTGTGCTTTGCGTTGGAGGAAACAGGAGCCCTGTTCACCGGCGACCATGTGATGGGCTGGTCCACCAGTGTCGTTATCCCGCCCGATGGCGACATGGGCGATTACATGAAGAGCCTCGACCGGCTCTACCAGCGTGAGGACAGGGTCTATTACTCCGCCCATGGCGAGCCGATCACCAGGCCGCGCCAGCTGGTGCGCGGCATGATCGGGCACCGCCGCCAGCGCGAAAACCAGATCCTCCGGCATCTGGGCGATGGGCCGCTGGCGCTGCCCGACTTCGTCCCGCTGATGTACAAGGGGCTCGACCCCCGGCTCGACAAGGCCGCACAGATGAGCGTCCATGCCCATCTGATCGATCTGGAACGAAGAGGGCTGGTCGCTCGTTCGGGAGAGACATGGCAGACGATCTGA
- a CDS encoding DUF4230 domain-containing protein translates to MADDLTLEDQTASVAPADPPASPPAKTDNARSLARTQALPWLLVILLLAAVAWLAWKAFGPDELGDPVATSLVAFEEQNALTVFSAEFAPVVASNDSRFFGTIKTRQVAVIPTRVSYTLDLSKVDRSRLAWNEAEETLTVQLPPIQIGQPNLDEARAQYLREGIWITREAQDKLTRDNTLLAEREARKSAANPALVRLARDAARQAVTQNLSIPLQVAGYGDVNVVVRFDGESSK, encoded by the coding sequence ATGGCAGACGATCTGACACTCGAGGACCAGACGGCGAGCGTGGCCCCTGCCGATCCCCCCGCTTCGCCTCCGGCAAAAACCGACAATGCGCGCTCGCTCGCACGGACGCAGGCGCTACCCTGGCTGCTTGTCATCCTGTTGCTGGCAGCCGTGGCGTGGTTGGCATGGAAGGCCTTCGGGCCTGACGAATTGGGCGATCCGGTCGCCACCAGCCTCGTTGCCTTCGAAGAGCAGAACGCCCTCACCGTGTTCAGTGCCGAGTTCGCGCCGGTTGTGGCGAGCAATGACAGCCGCTTCTTCGGCACCATCAAGACCCGGCAGGTGGCGGTAATCCCGACACGGGTCAGCTACACGCTCGACCTGTCGAAGGTCGATCGCTCGCGCCTCGCGTGGAACGAGGCCGAGGAAACCCTCACCGTACAGCTGCCCCCGATCCAGATCGGCCAGCCCAATCTCGACGAGGCGCGCGCCCAGTACCTGCGCGAAGGTATCTGGATCACGCGCGAGGCGCAGGACAAGCTCACCCGCGACAACACCCTGCTAGCCGAACGCGAAGCGCGCAAGTCTGCCGCCAACCCCGCACTGGTAAGGCTCGCCCGCGATGCCGCCCGGCAGGCGGTGACGCAGAACCTTTCCATCCCGCTACAGGTGGCCGGCTATGGCGATGTGAATGTGGTGGTCCGCTTCGATGGAGAGTCCTCGAAGTAG
- the nadA gene encoding quinolinate synthase NadA: MTAPIKPPVGDELLAEIDRLRKERNAVILAHYYQTPDIQDLADYVGDSLQLSQMAAETDADVIAFCGVKFMADTAKILSPEKIVVLPDMDAGCSLEDSCPPEKFRKFREAHPDHIALTYINCSTEVKALSDIIVTSSSAEMILQQIPPEQKIIFGPDRHLGGYLSRKFNREMLLWPGVCIVHEAFSETELMKLKEQYPGAPIAAHPECPPSIIDHADYVGSTSGILQFAKTFPGDTLIVATEPHIIHQMEKALPEKNFIGAPGADGNCSCNICPYMALNTLEKLYVALRDLEPRIEIEEELRVKAKRSLDAMLAMASGTIGKGDLGKV; encoded by the coding sequence ATGACTGCCCCGATCAAGCCCCCCGTCGGTGACGAACTGCTCGCCGAAATCGACCGCCTGCGCAAGGAGCGCAATGCGGTGATCCTGGCGCATTACTACCAGACGCCCGATATCCAGGACCTGGCCGATTACGTCGGCGATTCGCTCCAGCTGAGCCAGATGGCGGCGGAAACCGATGCCGACGTCATCGCTTTCTGCGGTGTGAAGTTCATGGCCGACACTGCCAAGATCCTCAGCCCCGAAAAGATCGTCGTCCTGCCCGACATGGACGCCGGGTGCAGTCTCGAGGACAGCTGCCCGCCGGAGAAATTCCGCAAGTTCCGCGAGGCGCATCCCGATCACATCGCGCTGACCTACATCAACTGCTCGACCGAGGTGAAGGCGCTCAGCGACATCATCGTCACCAGCTCCAGCGCGGAGATGATCCTTCAACAGATCCCGCCCGAGCAGAAGATCATCTTCGGGCCGGACCGGCACCTGGGCGGCTACCTCAGCCGCAAGTTCAACCGCGAGATGCTGCTGTGGCCGGGGGTGTGCATCGTCCACGAGGCTTTCAGCGAAACCGAGCTGATGAAACTCAAGGAACAGTATCCTGGTGCGCCGATCGCTGCGCACCCCGAATGCCCCCCCTCGATCATCGACCACGCCGACTATGTCGGCAGCACGTCGGGCATCCTGCAGTTCGCCAAGACTTTCCCCGGCGACACGCTGATCGTCGCGACCGAGCCGCACATCATCCACCAGATGGAAAAGGCGCTGCCGGAAAAGAACTTCATCGGCGCGCCGGGTGCGGACGGCAACTGCAGCTGCAACATCTGCCCCTACATGGCATTGAACACGCTGGAGAAGCTCTACGTTGCGCTGCGCGACCTCGAACCGCGGATCGAAATCGAGGAGGAGCTGCGGGTCAAGGCCAAGCGCAGCCTCGATGCCATGTTGGCGATGGCCAGCGGGACGATCGGCAAGGGCGATCTGGGGAAAGTGTGA
- a CDS encoding DUF2254 domain-containing protein: MTAQIRFLWARLNANYWFYPALFSVLAALLAFAMIWLDRSGWAEALNREGWIIPARPQGATNMLNVMAGSMIGVASTVFSITLVAVTYASGTYGPRLLTNFMEDRGNQLSLATFIASFVYALIVLRSVRAEDETAAAGAAADALPGFVPQLSLLVAYALMALCVAVLVYFLNHVPSSIRINTVLKEIAGRLLRIIRETYPVEESIVDARPQESGEPLCATGTGYVQLIDLEGLTALAREHDCTVSLKVRTGDFIHRDLPLLEVTGDLPEACEQDLRDCFTLGPSRTPEQDPQFLIDELVEIGLRALSPGINDPFTAITALHWLGAATAEIGRRDLRKQIDDEDDPDRCPVIPLPDDFAHYLSRGFGSIRSAVATSPIAAEVMLDTLANAAQAVGNPGRRALLHDEGMRLGEQALIALAGPDREALREKLKAFDARFA, translated from the coding sequence ATGACCGCGCAAATCCGCTTCCTCTGGGCCCGGCTCAACGCCAATTACTGGTTCTACCCGGCGCTGTTTTCGGTACTGGCCGCGCTGTTGGCCTTCGCCATGATCTGGCTCGACCGCAGCGGCTGGGCGGAAGCGCTCAACCGCGAGGGCTGGATCATCCCGGCCCGGCCCCAGGGCGCGACCAATATGCTGAACGTCATGGCGGGCAGCATGATCGGGGTCGCCTCCACGGTGTTCTCGATCACGCTGGTGGCGGTGACCTATGCCAGCGGCACCTATGGCCCGCGGCTGCTGACCAATTTCATGGAGGACCGCGGCAACCAGCTGAGCCTGGCGACCTTCATTGCCAGCTTCGTCTATGCCCTGATCGTGCTGCGCAGCGTTCGGGCCGAGGACGAGACTGCTGCCGCTGGGGCCGCGGCCGATGCCCTGCCCGGATTTGTACCGCAGCTTTCGCTGCTGGTCGCCTATGCCCTGATGGCGCTGTGCGTCGCGGTGCTGGTTTACTTCCTCAACCACGTCCCGTCCTCGATCCGCATCAACACCGTGCTCAAGGAGATCGCTGGACGCCTGCTGCGCATCATCAGGGAGACCTACCCGGTCGAAGAGTCCATCGTCGACGCGCGCCCGCAGGAGTCCGGCGAACCGCTTTGCGCGACGGGCACGGGCTATGTGCAGCTGATCGACCTCGAAGGATTGACGGCCCTCGCCCGCGAGCATGACTGCACCGTCTCGCTCAAGGTTCGCACCGGCGATTTCATCCATCGCGACTTGCCGCTGCTGGAGGTGACCGGCGACTTGCCGGAGGCGTGCGAGCAGGATTTGCGCGATTGCTTCACGCTCGGCCCGTCGCGCACGCCGGAGCAGGATCCGCAGTTCCTGATCGACGAACTGGTCGAAATCGGCCTGCGCGCGCTCAGCCCCGGGATCAACGATCCCTTCACCGCCATCACCGCGCTGCACTGGCTCGGTGCGGCAACCGCAGAAATCGGCCGGCGCGACCTTCGCAAGCAGATCGATGACGAGGATGATCCGGATAGGTGTCCCGTCATCCCGCTGCCCGATGATTTCGCGCATTATCTCAGTCGCGGCTTCGGCTCGATCCGGAGTGCGGTGGCGACCAGCCCGATCGCCGCCGAGGTCATGCTCGACACGCTTGCCAATGCGGCGCAAGCTGTCGGGAATCCCGGTCGGCGCGCATTGCTGCACGACGAAGGCATGCGACTGGGCGAACAGGCCCTGATTGCGCTGGCAGGCCCGGACCGCGAAGCCTTGCGCGAGAAGCTCAAGGCATTCGACGCGCGCTTTGCCTGA